One genomic region from Gossypium hirsutum isolate 1008001.06 chromosome D13, Gossypium_hirsutum_v2.1, whole genome shotgun sequence encodes:
- the LOC121225085 gene encoding organic cation/carnitine transporter 3, which translates to MADSTPLLSHCDKPAEPKRPPRSLDETIEGCIGDFGWWQFLQAILVSLAWVFDAQQTFISVFTDAEPSWHCTQGGDESVCNALSNICELPKNSWSWDWPSHTSIIAEWGLECAPSFITGLPASAFFMGCLAGGLALATLADSTLGRKNMLLFSCLMMSFSSIFTVFSPNIWIYSVLRFINGFGRATVGTCALVLSTELVGKRWRGQVGVVGFFCFTLGFLSLPVMAYVNRGSSWRTLYLWISVPTILYCILVHFLVHESPRWLFVRGRKEEAVLTLKSMAQANQSPITMSFSNVLIEQESWNVDIYSTIKILLNKRWAAKRLAAVMVGGFGIGMVYYGMPLGLGNLSVNLYLGVTLNALSELPASLITFFLIGKMKRKDSLLGFTILSGVCSVLCVVVGKVSPSLQIAMELISFFSACSAFNMSLIYTLELFPTCVRNSAISMVRQALVFGGVFSPLLVAAGRTNNFISFGVFGLVIGICGLPLVGLPETRGGTICDTMDEEEHKQNEKAAAAIATLA; encoded by the coding sequence ATGGCCGATTCAACACCGCTTCTGTCTCACTGTGATAAACCGGCAGAACCAAAACGGCCGCCTCGATCCCTCGATGAGACCATCGAAGGCTGTATCGGAGACTTCGGGTGGTGGCAATTCTTGCAAGCAATACTCGTCTCTCTTGCTTGGGTCTTTGATGCTCAGCAAACCTTCATCAGTGTATTCACTGATGCTGAGCCATCCTGGCACTGCACCCAAGGCGGAGACGAGTCTGTTTGTAACGCTTTGTCCAACATTTGCGAGCTCCCTAAGAATTCATGGTCTTGGGATTGGCCTTCCCACACATCAATTATAGCGGAATGGGGCCTGGAATGTGCGCCTTCTTTCATCACTGGCCTCCCTGCTTCTGCTTTCTTCATGGGTTGCCTTGCAGGCGGACTTGCACTTGCAACGCTTGCTGACTCCACTCTTGGCCGCAAAAACATGCTTTTATTCTCATGTCTCATGATGTCTTTTTCTTCAATCTTCACCGTTTTTTCACCCAATATTTGGATCTATTCTGTCCTGAGATTCATTAACGGGTTTGGCCGCGCAACTGTTGGAACTTGTGCCCTCGTGTTATCAACCGAGCTAGTAGGAAAACGGTGGCGCGGCCAGGTCGGCGTTGTtggtttcttttgttttactttagGTTTTCTTTCATTGCCGGTAATGGCATACGTAAATAGAGGTTCTTCATGGAGAACACTGTATCTGTGGATTTCGGTTCCAACAATTTTGTACTGTATATTAGTTCATTTCTTAGTTCATGAGTCCCCAAGATGGCTGTTCGTCCGAGGACGCAAAGAAGAAGCAGTGTTAACACTCAAGAGCATGGCTCAGGCTAATCAAAGTCCCATAACAATGAGCTTCTCCAATGTCCTAATCGAGCAGGAATCATGGAATGTAGATATTTACTCCACAATCAAGATACTGTTGAACAAGAGGTGGGCGGCAAAAAGGCTAGCGGCCGTGATGGTGGGAGGTTTTGGGATTGGGATGGTGTACTACGGCATGCCATTAGGACTTGGAAATCTATCCGTCAATCTCTATTTGGGCGTCACATTAAACGCCTTATCCGAGTTGCCAGCGTCACTCATTACATTCTTCCTTATAgggaaaatgaaaaggaaagacTCATTGTTGGGTTTCACAATATTAAGCGGGGTGTGCAGCGTGTTGTGTGTGGTGGTGGGGAAGGTGTCGCCAAGTTTACAGATAGCAATGGAGCTGATATCCTTCTTCAGTGCCTGCTCGGCCTTCAACATGTCACTGATATACACATTAGAGCTGTTCCCGACATGCGTGAGGAACTCGGCAATATCAATGGTGAGGCAAGCACTGGTGTTTGGGGGGGTGTTCAGCCCACTGCTCGTGGCCGCTGGGAGGACAAATAACTTCATATCGTTCGGGGTATTCGGGTTGGTGATAGGAATTTGCGGGCTGCCGTTGGTGGGATTACCGGAGACTAGAGGTGGAACAATTTGTGATACAATGGATGAAGAAGAGCACAAACAAAATGAGAAGGCGGCCGCCGCAATTGCTACGTTAGCATAA